A single Neoarius graeffei isolate fNeoGra1 chromosome 23, fNeoGra1.pri, whole genome shotgun sequence DNA region contains:
- the LOC132871298 gene encoding general transcription factor II-I repeat domain-containing protein 2-like: MRADKLSKLKSILLAQQNTFVHQAQLNQSSVRASFRVAQLIASSGKPFTDGEFVKKCLNAVVEEVCPEKKDVFNAVSLSATTITRRIEELGGNVYAQLQQKTKEYDFFSLALDESTDVQDTAQLLIFICGVSANFEMCEDLAALQSLKGTTTGEDIFGKVCQTMEDLNLDWSKLVSITTDGAPSMVGASRGLIGLVNREMEERGLTAPLQVHCLIHQQALCCKVLKWDSVMKVVASCINFIRAKGLKHRQFQQFLSELESAHGDVLYYTEVRWLSRGRVLRRFYELLPEIKAFLHSKDKTVPELIDPEWKWHLAFLTDVTEILNSLNLQLQGQGKLICDMYSHIKTFEVKLALLLDQVKNNNFIHLPATQNLSAENPAVPFPAEKCVEALEMLKAEFGVRFHELHVNAKDIRLFQNPFVSDIDEAQPSYQFELAELQNCDALKDAFKPNSLIDFYAALPNNMYPNIKKHAMKMSTVFGSTYICEQTFSRMNHLKTPMRSRLTDEHLHQCLRLAVTKMEPDIELLTSQMQAHSSH, translated from the coding sequence ATGCGAGCAGACAAACTCTCAAAGCTAAAAAGTATACTGTTAGCTCAGCAGAATACATTTGTACACCAAGCTCAGCTGAACCAGTCGTCTGTTCGAGCGAGCTTTCGGGTTGCTCAACTGATAGCTAGCAGCGGTAAACCTTTCACTGATGGAGAATTTGTCAAGAAATGTTTGAATGCTGTCgtggaggaggtgtgtcccgagaaGAAAGATGTCTTTAATGCCGTGAGTCTGTCGGCGACTACAATCACAAGACGCATTGAAGAACTTGGGGGTAATGTATATGCCCAGCTGCAGCAGAAGACGAAAGAATATGACTTTTTTTCATTAGCACTGGATGAGAGCACGGATGTGCAGGACACAGCGCAGCTGCTAATTTTTATTTGTGGAGTTAGCGCAAACTTTGAAATGTGCGAGGATCTGGCAGCCCTCCAAAGTCTCAAAGGGACTACGACGGGGGAGGATATTTTTGGCAAAGTATGCCAAACCATGGAAGACTTGAACCTGGACTGGTCAAAGCTTGTTAGCATCACGACTGACGGAGCTCCTAGTATGGTGGGCGCGTCTCGGGGTCTGATCGGGCTCGTGAACCGGGAGATGGAAGAACGGGGTCTTACCGCCCCGCTACAAGTCCACTGCCTAATTCACCAGCAAGCACTGTGCTGCAAAGTGTTGAAGTGGGATTCTGTCATGAAGGTTGTGGCGTCATGCATAAACTTCATCAGGGCAAAGGGACTTAAACACAGGCAGTTCCAACAATTCCTGTCTGAACTGGAGTCTGCGCATGGCGATGTGCTTTACTACACAGAGGTCAGATGGTTGAGCCGCGGCAGAGTTTTGAGGCGTTTTTACGAGCTGCTACCTGAGATAAAAGCATTTCTTCATTCAAAAGACAAAACGGTCCCCGAGCTGATCGACCCAGAATGGAAATGGCACCTAGCATTTTTAACAGACGTGACAGAAATACTGAACAGCCTTAACTTGCAGCTACAAGGCCAAGGGAAACTAATCTGCGACATGTATTCCCACATAAAAACATTTGAGGTGAAACTAGCGCTGCTTTTGGATCAAGTGAAAAACAACAACTTCATCCATCTTCCTGCTACCCAAAACCTCTCTGCAGAAAACCCAGCGGTCCCGTTCCCAGCTGAAAAGTGTGTGGAAGCACTGGAAATGCTGAAGGCGGAGTTCGGTGTGCGATTCCATGAACTACATGTTAATGCAAAAGATATCCGCCTTTTCCAGAACCCCTTTGTTTCCGACATTGATGAAGCCCAGCCTTCTTATCAGTTTGAGTTGGCCGAGTTACAGAACTGTGATGCCCTGAAAGATGCATTCAAGCCCAACAGTCTCATTGACTTCTATGCCGCCCTCCCAAACAACATGTACCCAAACATTAAAAAACACGCAATGAAGATGTCCACAGTTTTTGGCAGCACGTATATCTGTGAGCAAACCTTTTCACGCATGAACCACCTGAAAACTCCGATGAGATCAAGATTGACAGATGAACATCTCCATCAGTGTTTGAGACTTGCTGTGACTAAAATGGAACCTGACATTGAACTTCTCACCAGCCAGATGCAGGCCCACAGTTCACACTGA